The Daphnia pulex isolate KAP4 chromosome 7, ASM2113471v1 genome includes the window GGCTACACAACCCCGACAAACAAACATACCCCTCTTTCCCTCAAGAACTTGACTGGCGCATTTATCGTTCTACTAgtcgggttttttctttcccttttggcTTTCCTTTGCGAACAAATCGTTTCAATCCCTGAACGTCACCGCCGTCGACGCAATAAGTTACAACAAATGCCACAACAAGTCACTGAAGGATCACCTAATACtgctgatgaagaagaaaacgagacaACGAGCCTATAAAGTAAACAGCAGTTGATGTTGACCAATGGAACTTTTGATTCTGTTTGCATTTctacaaaggaaaaagagtaAATAACCGGAGTAAACTGTTTAAAGCGTTTTCATCAAAACTCAACAATCTGGCCTACTCCTTAGCACTAAAAGGATAACAGATTTTATAGTCCCTTCACAATATTTATCTCTCCATACCTAATGCATTTGATGTTAAATTATTCCCTTCTGCACTCAAAGTTATTATGTGTTGCTGAATTTCTTCTACTTTCCAGCAAGCGGAatgaaaatgatatttttctgGATGAGATTAAAACAAAGAGTTCGATTACCAAGTAACTATCACATCATTGTTCAACTGTAGCCACACTAATAAATTGCTAGTACATCACAGTTGTCCTGatcttaaataaaaatataccaGACAGTATAGAAAAGATTAAATTTACCTGTTATAAGCTGTTTTTCATAGAAAACATATTGGACCCAGCACAATTGGATGGGAAGAAGTCTTGTGTTCTCCAGGTTAACAGTGACAACACAATGCACTGCCCATGACTATTATATGGAAATATGATAACAATTATTATAAAGCAGACACTTGGAACATTTTCAAGTCAGAAATCTCACCCAGAGTTGAAACTTGAAGGACAGAAGCCAGGAAGCTCAGGAAGCTCATTTCTTCACTCTTCAGCACACTAGTACCATAGAACCACAGACAGTCGGCCATGATGGCATTTGGTGTGCAAACCAAACAATCGCCACTAGCGACACCTACCTACGTTTTCTTTACCTAGACCTGGGTGCGGAGTGGGCGCATTTATTTTCCGTGCTTTTGCAATATTGTGAATAAATACACGTTAGGTTTACGTACGAAAGAATGAATCAATTACACATTTAAAGCACCGAGATACAGGTCGAATGAATTATATTAACTACAACGATCGAGTCAGTTTTTCGGCACTAAAACGACAGCTTTTCCCTTCAAGTATCTCAATACGTTGAATAAAAAACGACATGGCTGGGTAAAAAATTTCTCTactaaaaagatgaaaaaagccAATCCCGACCCGAcggttaaaataagaaaagcgcCTTGTAAATCTGACAATCGGAGGCTTTTCGGTCCGGTATCAAATTGTCTGACGTCACCACATTTACTACCCGATGGAGGCCAGTAAACTTTCTTCCAATAAATCCCAAGACCTGCTTCCATCATCTGAAGAACCCTGTAAAATTCGCAACTAAATGGATGAACTTTCACTTATAACAAAATAGGTTATTACTTTTTATCTAAGAGTAGTTTTAAAGGGGAATTGTTAGGTAAGGCGAACGCTACGTTAACCTCAAAGAATCCTTGTTTGGCAATACCGAGACGGCAAGTGCCCGATTGACGGACATCTTCATAAACTGCAGGCTCGAGACTCGATTTGtactgcaaataaaaattccactATTACATAACATTAAAGAAAACTAGCAAAAGTATTAGTAAGTTGTAATTACTGCAATGTAAGCACAATTCCCATTAACGACGCTGAGAATTCCGTCAACATGCGTATCGATAAGAGTGCCACGTCGTTTACTCAATAGCCCCTCTGTGTAGAACAGaaagtttattaattttagtTGTTTCAATTAATAAGATAAACTTTCACCTCCGATAGTTTTGTAAATCCCATTTGTAGCTTcctaatcaaaataaataagaatgaaaTATAATGGTTTCACATTTTAGATTCACTTACAATAAAAAGAGGATCTAGAGCTGTTCCGCGTTGCACAACCCATTGAAGATGAGATCCGGGCAGATCTTCCAGTCGGTCGATGATGGGCGATAGTTTAGGGAAACGCAGAAAGGAGATTAGGATTCCGACGTAAGCGCTGGCAAACACGACAGCactcaaacaccaaacaattCCAAGCAAACGAGGCGAAAATCCAATAGAGGGCAACTTTTGTCCAGCTAAACAACAGGATTTTAGTTTTCAAAGTaaagtgaaaaatgaaaggaTTTTACATTGACCAATGAGAACTCCGAGAATGAAAAATTGGTTCTTCATTAAAACGGGGCATATTGCGTTGTAACGGGGGcacaaacatttgaaataaatccaGAGTATTACGGGTAGAATAGTCACCAACGCGATCAAAGCAATCCAAGTCTGTTTTTGAAATACGCCAATTATTAATATCGATCATTATCTTTAACTTGAAAGTCATACCTCCAAATGAAAGGGTTTCGTGCAAGCTAATAATCGATTTTCTTCCGCCGGAGGTGGGATAAGTATAGCGGCGGAATCGGCGAAAAAAGCCGTTGAAAAGGCGACGACTTTTGATCGAGAATGGGTGACAGAAAACGGGCCAACACCAATATCAACTTTCTGCGTCgtataa containing:
- the LOC124196773 gene encoding probable glutamate receptor produces the protein MQIPQLSSSLRPYRSEKMMHRPSSITTWICIAFCRVMVETNSLRLGFIHDERLDLVQPTSLLDKWMSSVLDDALGIQCPTSLNFTTLEILSDESMINTNHHLLGGVREFDGIVLAVTRCQVGDVIESLASSVSPLLRLYFSPCPTPAISDMKIERLELYRLNETNQYSCGSFIIYKWLEENICSLTVDKLIKRLLLDQTTPFSVSKELQECAQLNDHQWNRSSDTVSFDHKGLIPESANWHRQLNGKKLRLTLLEDSPLVILERDSNQTVTGYKGYCYEIIRALQNLYNFTYELKLPEDNTFGKEMPNGSWSGMIGMIIDQKVDIGVGPFSVTHSRSKVVAFSTAFFADSAAILIPPPAEENRLLACTKPFHLETWIALIALVTILPVILWIYFKCLCPRYNAICPVLMKNQFFILGVLIGQSGQKLPSIGFSPRLLGIVWCLSAVVFASAYVGILISFLRFPKLSPIIDRLEDLPGSHLQWVVQRGTALDPLFIEATNGIYKTIGEGLLSKRRGTLIDTHVDGILSVVNGNCAYIAYKSSLEPAVYEDVRQSGTCRLGIAKQGFFEVNVAFALPNNSPLKLLLDKKVLQMMEAGLGIYWKKVYWPPSGSKCGDVRQFDTGPKSLRLSDLQGAFLILTVGSGLAFFIFLVEKFFTQPCRFLFNVLRYLKGKAVVLVPKN